The Chloroherpetonaceae bacterium genome window below encodes:
- a CDS encoding response regulator — protein sequence MQKGRLLIVDDEEYMLQTLTYLFEEFTIFKASNGFDAIQILEKNKDIDVIISDQRMPKMTGSEFLAKAKVMSPNTTRILLTGYSDLDATISSVNNGEIFRYIMKPWNRERLISTVELGIEYSRNARSKAVEATKERINHQFQNEKLDVIHSPSKVLDSSIKKIKPEIVFIDQNPKHLSAFQELLSSNFSLHSFTSALQAYEVIVQRPISILVTEVFSGDSGFQFNDFIGAVKYTHPHLVIIILTDSQDAEVAMKLVNQVNIYKYLIKPFKRSYLLESLAEGFKTSLLYKEHPESNPFFNRLATKHPLKQMPKSFEPKGINEAVRLSKAAESEKKTY from the coding sequence TTGCAAAAAGGGCGCTTATTAATTGTTGATGATGAGGAATATATGCTTCAGACCCTCACCTATCTTTTTGAAGAGTTTACCATCTTCAAGGCATCAAACGGATTCGATGCCATTCAAATCCTTGAAAAGAACAAAGATATTGATGTCATTATTTCCGATCAACGGATGCCTAAAATGACCGGATCTGAATTTCTTGCAAAAGCAAAGGTGATGTCTCCTAACACAACGCGAATTTTGCTCACCGGTTACTCCGATCTTGATGCCACTATTTCTTCAGTCAATAATGGAGAAATATTTCGCTACATCATGAAACCTTGGAATCGAGAGCGATTGATTAGTACCGTTGAGCTTGGAATTGAATATTCAAGAAATGCACGGAGCAAAGCGGTTGAAGCAACAAAAGAGCGGATAAATCATCAATTCCAGAATGAAAAACTCGATGTAATTCATTCACCCTCCAAAGTTCTTGATTCTTCAATCAAAAAAATTAAGCCGGAAATTGTTTTTATTGATCAAAACCCGAAACATCTCAGCGCCTTTCAAGAACTCCTTTCTTCCAACTTTTCCCTTCATTCATTTACAAGTGCACTTCAAGCGTATGAAGTCATTGTTCAGCGGCCTATTTCAATTCTGGTGACAGAAGTATTTTCGGGGGATTCAGGCTTTCAATTTAACGACTTTATTGGAGCCGTTAAATATACTCATCCCCACCTTGTGATTATTATTCTCACTGATAGTCAGGATGCAGAGGTTGCGATGAAATTGGTTAATCAAGTCAATATTTATAAGTACCTTATAAAACCATTCAAGCGTTCTTATCTTTTAGAGTCATTAGCAGAAGGGTTTAAAACCTCATTACTCTATAAGGAACATCCGGAATCCAACCCTTTTTTCAATCGTTTAGCAACGAAACATCCCTTGAAACAGATGCCTAAATCATTCGAGCCAAAAGGTATCAATGAGGCAGTGCGTTTATCAAAAGCAGCTGAATCTGAAAAGAAAACCTATTAA
- a CDS encoding twin-arginine translocase TatA/TatE family subunit, translating to MFGLGGQELIIILLIALLFFGAKKLPELARGLGKSINEFKRAQTGLEEEFNKSLEEDSVEDKVKKMSPEEREKLSELLKSSKK from the coding sequence ATGTTCGGATTGGGTGGACAAGAGCTGATTATTATCCTTCTTATCGCGTTGCTTTTTTTCGGTGCAAAAAAACTTCCCGAGTTGGCACGTGGATTAGGAAAGAGCATCAACGAATTTAAGCGTGCGCAAACCGGTCTTGAAGAAGAATTCAATAAATCACTTGAAGAAGATTCTGTAGAAGACAAGGTAAAGAAAATGTCTCCTGAAGAGCGTGAAAAGCTTTCTGAGCTATTAAAGTCTTCTAAAAAGTAA
- a CDS encoding ABC-2 family transporter protein, translated as MAFFRLCFTRELQFRANFILIFFMDVVWYGVNWLFFEIIYLNTESIAGYNREEVLFFIATTFVIDGIDMTFFASSMWMLPDAVRKGDFDLMLSKPVSPLVYATMRNVSLGSLLDTILAFLILGYAWSQLNIVPSGFEVVAYICLLLSGLAIIYSLQLFFSALSFIFVGHGSGLNMMFHHLYQFAMRPEAIYKGGLRFFLLFLLPMIVISALPARVIIKGFEPENFILSLAVSIAFFFGVRAFFYWALRRYESASS; from the coding sequence ATGGCCTTTTTTCGCCTTTGTTTTACGAGGGAATTGCAATTCCGAGCCAATTTCATTCTCATTTTTTTTATGGATGTGGTTTGGTACGGAGTGAATTGGTTGTTTTTCGAGATAATTTACCTTAATACGGAAAGTATTGCCGGGTATAATCGAGAGGAAGTCCTGTTCTTTATCGCCACAACGTTTGTGATTGATGGAATAGATATGACTTTCTTTGCCTCATCAATGTGGATGCTTCCCGATGCGGTTCGTAAAGGCGATTTTGATTTAATGCTCTCAAAACCGGTTTCACCGTTAGTTTATGCAACAATGCGCAATGTGTCTTTGGGCTCCTTGTTAGACACAATTCTCGCCTTTCTCATATTAGGATATGCTTGGAGTCAGTTAAACATTGTCCCTTCAGGTTTTGAAGTCGTTGCTTACATTTGCTTGCTTCTTTCAGGCCTTGCGATTATATACTCATTGCAACTCTTTTTCTCTGCGCTCAGTTTTATTTTCGTTGGTCACGGCAGCGGTTTAAATATGATGTTTCATCATCTCTATCAATTTGCAATGAGACCCGAGGCCATTTATAAGGGCGGGTTAAGATTTTTCTTGCTGTTTTTATTACCAATGATTGTCATTTCTGCTCTTCCGGCAAGAGTCATCATAAAAGGATTTGAACCGGAAAATTTTATACTTTCTTTGGCTGTTTCAATAGCATTTTTTTTTGGGGTTCGCGCTTTTTTTTATTGGGCGCTTCGCCGATATGAGAGTGCTTCAAGTTAG